In Triticum aestivum cultivar Chinese Spring chromosome 5B, IWGSC CS RefSeq v2.1, whole genome shotgun sequence, the following proteins share a genomic window:
- the LOC123117096 gene encoding protein PELPK1-like codes for MASTTSFLAMIMACTLLASTTCHAARHLADTTPAAAPPAAAAVPGLPAVPTMPTLPPMPAVPKVPALTVPPMPTVPTVPQVTLPPIPAVPAVPKVTMPPMPAIVVPKVTMAPMPAVVVPKVTVPPMPAIPFVPKMTLPPMPSIPTVNVPMPFLAPPPST; via the coding sequence ATGGCCTCCACCACGAGCTTCTTGGCCATGATCATGGCGTGCACGCTCCTCGCCAGCACGACGTGCCATGCCGCTCGCCACTTGGCCGACACCACCCCGGCGGCTGCCCCACCCGCTGCGGCTGCTGTCCCTGGCCTCCCGGCCGTGCCGACCATGCCGACGCTACCACCGATGCCGGCTGTGCCGAAGGTGCCGGCCTTGACTGTGCCACCTATGCCGACTGTGCCCACCGTGCCGCAGGTGACACTGCCGCCCATACCGGCAGTTCCTGCGGTGCCCAAGGTGACGATGCCCCCAATGCCGGCCATCGTCGTGCCTAAGGTGACCATGGCACCGATGCCCGCTGTCGTCGTGCCTAAGGTGACGGTGCCGCCGATGCCCGCCATTCCTTTCGTGCCCAAGATGACGCTGCCGCCGATGCCTTCTATACCGACCGTCAACGTCCCTATGCCGTTCCTGGCGCCTCCTCCATCAACTTAG
- the LOC123117095 gene encoding protein PELPK1-like has product MASNGSMLAMIIACALLLLLAGSTCHAARNLADTTPAAAAPAASAVPGLPAVPTLPAVPTDTVTLMPPMPSVSLPTVPQVTLPPMPAIVVPKTVLPPMPKVTLPTVTMAPMPAIVVPKVTLPPLPFVPNVTVPMPFAAPPPSA; this is encoded by the coding sequence ATGGCTTCCAACGGGAGCATGTTGGCCATGATCATCGcgtgcgcgctcctcctcctcctcgccggcagcACGTGCCACGCCGCCCGCAACCTGGCCGACACGACGCCGgcagccgccgctccggctgctagCGCCGTCCCTGGACTGCCGGCCGTGCCGACCTTACCCGCCGTGCCCACGGACACGGTCACCCTGATGCCACCCATGCCGTCGGTCAGCCTCCCCACCGTGCCGCAGGTGACCCTGCCGCCCATGCCGGCCATCGTCGTGCCCAAGACGGTGCTGCCGCCGATGCCCAAGGTCACCCTCCCCACAGTGACGATGGCACCTATGCCCGCGATTGTCGTGCCCAAGGTGACGCTGCCGCCGTTGCCCTTCGTCCCGAATGTGACCGTGCCTATGCCGTTTGCGGCGCCACCCCCATCGGCGTAG